In one window of Photobacterium leiognathi DNA:
- a CDS encoding lipocalin family protein, with protein MKKLFFIVVLFALSTFSRPTIADDITEFDYPFLLGNWYWFSSTEAGVESEGENYRAMHVQFKSDYQFAMRLLRIDGKIEQLAGEYNIDETNITFMTENEEDQMHTYMLSYNQFVLDGARFTKLAPENLPGNWKTSAISGVDVDQSISELSLTLRPDFLFSAEVSNDKGKSKEHRGIYYIEDNQLVLLYEDGQHDSEFELTSNDTLMLTNTHFGMEAILQRE; from the coding sequence ATGAAAAAGCTATTCTTTATTGTTGTATTATTCGCGCTTAGTACATTTAGCCGTCCAACGATTGCTGATGACATAACAGAATTTGATTACCCATTTTTACTTGGTAATTGGTATTGGTTTAGTAGCACAGAAGCTGGTGTAGAAAGTGAAGGTGAAAATTACCGCGCAATGCATGTTCAATTTAAATCAGATTATCAGTTTGCTATGCGTCTATTGCGTATTGATGGAAAAATAGAGCAGTTGGCTGGAGAGTATAATATTGATGAAACCAACATTACCTTCATGACAGAAAATGAAGAAGATCAAATGCATACTTATATGCTGAGTTATAACCAATTCGTTTTAGATGGAGCTAGGTTTACTAAACTCGCACCTGAGAATTTGCCTGGTAACTGGAAAACATCTGCAATCTCAGGCGTAGATGTCGATCAGAGTATTTCAGAGTTATCGCTAACGCTTCGCCCTGACTTTTTATTTTCGGCTGAAGTGTCGAATGACAAAGGCAAATCAAAAGAGCATCGAGGCATTTACTATATTGAAGACAATCAGTTAGTTCTGCTTTATGAAGATGGTCAGCATGATTCAGAATTTGAATTAACTAGTAATGATACATTAATGTTAACCAACACCCATTTTGGTATGGAAGCGATTCTACAACGAGAATAA
- the pncB gene encoding nicotinate phosphoribosyltransferase — MINNRHNIRVIDSLLDTDAYKLHMQQAIFHQYPDVEAVAEFHCRSEEDLRPYSQEIKDQIAKIAALSFTEDEINYLSTLSFFSADYLEYLRHFQLNADDVTIDDSGEQLAITIRGKWLDVILWEVPLLAIICEIRCAHLYPDATPADAIEQLKQKIERFYRNAEDTDLSEFALVDFGTRRRFSKAVHHEVVDYLKDNMPEFKGTSNYYLAFTRNLTPVGTQAHEWFQAHQQLAGELADSQQLALNRWLQEYPNDLGIALTDCINMDAFLRDFDKRLSERFVGLRHDSGDPISWGEKAIAHYKSLGIDPKTKSLVFSDSLTLDKALAIFKHFNHQINVSFGIGTQLTCDLPNVKTLNVVLKLTECEGRPVAKISDEPGKSICRDEDYLDQLRSAFNLANQ; from the coding sequence ATGATTAATAACAGACACAACATTAGGGTTATCGACTCCCTGCTTGATACCGATGCTTATAAACTGCATATGCAGCAGGCTATTTTCCATCAATACCCAGACGTTGAAGCTGTGGCTGAATTCCACTGCCGAAGCGAAGAAGATCTACGCCCATACTCTCAAGAGATCAAAGATCAAATCGCAAAAATCGCAGCACTTTCTTTTACTGAAGATGAGATCAACTACCTCTCTACATTGTCTTTTTTCAGTGCTGATTATCTTGAGTACTTACGCCACTTTCAGCTAAATGCAGACGATGTAACTATTGATGATTCTGGCGAACAACTTGCTATTACTATTCGTGGTAAATGGCTTGATGTGATCTTATGGGAAGTGCCGCTTCTTGCCATTATTTGCGAAATCCGTTGTGCGCATCTATATCCTGATGCAACACCAGCAGATGCGATCGAACAATTAAAACAGAAAATTGAACGTTTTTACCGTAATGCGGAAGATACCGATTTAAGTGAATTTGCGCTGGTGGATTTCGGTACACGACGTCGTTTTTCTAAAGCCGTTCATCATGAAGTTGTTGATTATCTAAAAGACAACATGCCTGAGTTTAAAGGTACATCTAACTACTACCTTGCATTTACACGTAACTTAACACCAGTAGGTACTCAAGCGCATGAATGGTTCCAAGCTCACCAACAATTAGCTGGTGAACTTGCCGATTCTCAGCAACTTGCATTAAATCGTTGGTTGCAAGAGTACCCAAATGATTTAGGTATTGCCCTTACCGACTGCATCAATATGGATGCATTCCTTCGTGATTTCGATAAGCGTTTATCAGAGCGTTTTGTTGGTCTTCGTCACGATAGTGGTGATCCAATTTCTTGGGGTGAAAAAGCTATCGCCCATTACAAGTCATTGGGTATTGATCCTAAAACAAAATCATTGGTGTTCTCAGATAGCTTAACGCTTGATAAAGCACTTGCAATCTTCAAACACTTCAACCATCAAATCAATGTGAGTTTTGGTATTGGTACACAATTAACGTGCGACCTACCCAATGTTAAAACACTAAATGTTGTTTTAAAGCTGACTGAATGTGAAGGTCGACCTGTTGCAAAAATCTCGGACGAACCAGGTAAAAGTATCTGTCGTGATGAGGATTATTTAGATCAGTTACGATCTGCGTTCAATCTCGCAAATCAATAA